DNA sequence from the Chloroflexota bacterium genome:
ATATCTGATAGTAGAGAAGAACGCCTCCCCGCGCACGGTGCGCAATTACCAGCATGAGATCGAGGAGTTCCTGGATTTCCTGCGCGCTCAGGGCATCGAGGATTGGTCAGGTGTGAACCGGGACGCGCTGCGCCGCTACCAGGCTTGGTTGGGTAGCCGTGATTATGCCAAGACCAGCGTAAGGCGACGGCTAAGCGAACTGCGTTCTTTCGGGCGTTATCTGGTGCGCGAGGGCGTCTTAGAAACAAACCCTTTCCGAATGTTCTCTTCACCCAAGACGCCCCGTCGTCTGCCCAATTATCTCTCCCAGGAAGAAATGCGCGCTTTGCTCAGCATTCCGGATCTGGGCACGCCCCAGGGCTTGCGCGATCGCGCCATCTTGGAGGTCCTCTACGGCGGAGGCTTGCGGGTCAGCGAAGTCGTTGAACTCAATGTGAGCAGTATAGACTGGGGCCGGCATGAATTGCGCGTGTGGGGCAAGGGAGCGAAGGAACGCATCGCGCTGCTAGGCGAGCCCGCCATAAAAGCGCTGAAAGCGTACCTGGAAGCCGGTCGGCCAGCGCTGTTAGAGGGGAAAGAGACCACCCCCGCCCTCTTTCTCAACCGCCTGGGAACACGACTTTCGGCACGGAGCGTGATGTCTATCCTGCGCAAATACGGCCGCCTAGCCGGGCTCGAGAAGCGCGTGACCCCCCATGCGTTGCGGCACTCATTCGCCACACATTTGCTTGACGGTGGGGCGGACCTGCGCTCAGTGCAAGAATTGCTAGGCCACGAGCAGATCACTACCACGCAAATTTACACCCATGTCAGCCAGAGCCGCACACGCGAGGTGTACCGTCGTTCTCACCCTCTGGCCCGCGACGAAGGGCATAACAACAAAGCAGAAGGAAAGGAGACGATGAATGAGGCTACAGAAACTGCGTAACATCCTGGCCGAGAAACAATTAGACGCCATCCTGGTCACTGACCCCATCAACCGGCGTTATCTGAGCGGGTTCACTGGTTCGGCGGGGGCACTGGTGATCACGCCTTCGCAAGCGTTTCTGGTGGCAGATTTCCGCTACTGGAGCCAGGCCGCACAACAAGCACCCGATTTCGAGTTGATTAAATTGGGGCCCAGCGCCTCCTATGTGAAAGAGACGCTCTACGAACTGCTCGGGCGGTTGGGGGCGCAGCGCATCGGCTTTGAGAGCACCAACATCACTTATGATCAATACCAGGAGTGGTTCGCTCACGCTGAGGGGGTGGAATTCGTGCCCACCAAGGGAATCGTCGAGGGTCTGCGGGCTATCAAAGATGCGGATGAAATCGCCCTCATCCAACGTGCCATCGCTATCTCTGACGCTGCGTACGCGCACGTCAAGGCTTTTCTTAAGCCAGGCATGACAGAGCGCGAGGTAGCCTGGGAACTGGAATCTTTCATGAGAACCCATGGTGCAGATGCCACTTCTTTTCCGATTATCGTTGCCTCGGGGCCGAACGGGGCCATGCCCCACGCTGTCACGTCGGAGCGCGTCATCGGCGAGGGC
Encoded proteins:
- a CDS encoding aminopeptidase P family protein is translated as MRLQKLRNILAEKQLDAILVTDPINRRYLSGFTGSAGALVITPSQAFLVADFRYWSQAAQQAPDFELIKLGPSASYVKETLYELLGRLGAQRIGFESTNITYDQYQEWFAHAEGVEFVPTKGIVEGLRAIKDADEIALIQRAIAISDAAYAHVKAFLKPGMTEREVAWELESFMRTHGADATSFPIIVASGPNGAMPHAVTSERVIGEGDPVVIDMGAMVNGYCSDLTRTVYLGEPDQKFRQVYDLVLRAQLAAEKGIRPGMKGTEADAIARTIIAEAGYGEQFGHGLGHGVGMSVHEMPGLGQQSENILEPGSIITVEPGIYIPEWGGVRIEDMVCVISDGVEVLTQADKDPVI
- a CDS encoding tyrosine recombinase XerC, with translation MRKHLERYLRYLIVEKNASPRTVRNYQHEIEEFLDFLRAQGIEDWSGVNRDALRRYQAWLGSRDYAKTSVRRRLSELRSFGRYLVREGVLETNPFRMFSSPKTPRRLPNYLSQEEMRALLSIPDLGTPQGLRDRAILEVLYGGGLRVSEVVELNVSSIDWGRHELRVWGKGAKERIALLGEPAIKALKAYLEAGRPALLEGKETTPALFLNRLGTRLSARSVMSILRKYGRLAGLEKRVTPHALRHSFATHLLDGGADLRSVQELLGHEQITTTQIYTHVSQSRTREVYRRSHPLARDEGHNNKAEGKETMNEATETA